One window of the Candidatus Jettenia sp. genome contains the following:
- a CDS encoding c-type cytochrome: protein MSDNKNLHPMKREEDKSYLIIYVMVSFILVAVTIWALVNETVDRRPWKKYQKQFYRLELDKIKQAYEKERAIFESPETQKNYGEAKNNLEHAWEDFKKPSIQNEYKKLLEEQTVLNKILESLRFKAIVARNESMEKEYLFGKNPSEYIIHEIAALEEKSKDLAVKVKEAEDNLVSVETRLTELKHGITTYTEELDSYTSGMEKYKAQLKNFKKTRPSLQIYQMYLEDLSIVDRCMSCHVGITKTENVSTEQPYASHPNRDLYLGNHPPERFGCVLCHEGQANATSGVKKAHGEVEYWLTPICRGKSAQGSCIRCHNEGKEVKGAEILWQGRRLFEELGCHGCHETMGFGKDKHRMIGPGLRNIKNKVKPDWITKWIKDPKSFRPTTLMPNFKLSEEESQSIAAYLWQHADERNIHDEVPKFDEGQLSRGDFIFEHIGCMACHSYEKDTEHGFAPNLAKIGEKINYGYLVEWIMNPKGKEPLTRMPNFRLNQEKASLVAGYLISKTAMGFTREGLTDVAWLEDKERARAGEALIKKYGCFSCHEIQGMEGQGKIGVELSAIGSKHVELLDFGLLEKKILGEVGLKHISENIGEARRAWLRAKLQDPRQFDKGKYKKPEDQLKMPDFELTGEEVESLLVLLTGLREEKLPDVYIDRLTESERGITEGKRLIGKYHCTGCHQLDVDRLYVDGGIELTGMVKLDEEDGVYFQLMEDSGELKQKAGETVFIDKEQIVRKEWAKKVDFASSIIEYHVDNEGLVPEEARVFAPPLLYGEGKKVQPAWAFEFLKDPIDLRPWLDVKMPSFSLPNEEAASLVRFFAMRENEEYPYEYVAETKKEYREEKEARSPGYLLAAKKLFESKDVNCTLCHVKGEKMPEGDPTGWAPDLMLARTRLKPDWIKRWLLDPQSIQPGTKMPKFFREGEFQDYIPGTPQEQAEAMKDYLMNLQE, encoded by the coding sequence ATGTCTGATAACAAAAATCTGCATCCCATGAAAAGAGAGGAAGATAAGTCTTACCTGATCATATATGTCATGGTGAGTTTTATCCTTGTAGCAGTCACCATATGGGCGCTCGTAAATGAGACTGTTGACAGACGGCCGTGGAAAAAATATCAAAAGCAATTTTATCGCTTAGAGTTAGACAAAATCAAACAGGCATACGAAAAGGAACGTGCAATTTTTGAAAGCCCGGAAACCCAAAAGAACTATGGAGAGGCAAAAAACAACCTGGAACATGCATGGGAAGACTTCAAAAAACCATCAATACAAAATGAATACAAAAAGTTATTAGAAGAACAAACGGTATTGAATAAAATATTAGAATCCTTACGGTTTAAGGCAATTGTGGCGCGGAATGAAAGCATGGAGAAGGAATATCTCTTTGGAAAAAATCCGAGTGAATATATCATACATGAAATTGCTGCGCTGGAGGAAAAGAGTAAGGATCTTGCTGTAAAGGTAAAAGAGGCTGAAGACAATTTAGTTTCTGTAGAGACGAGATTGACTGAACTGAAGCATGGCATTACTACCTATACCGAGGAATTAGATTCTTATACATCAGGAATGGAAAAATACAAAGCGCAATTAAAAAATTTCAAAAAAACCCGGCCGAGTCTGCAAATATACCAAATGTATCTGGAGGACTTATCTATTGTAGACCGGTGTATGTCGTGCCATGTGGGTATTACCAAGACAGAAAATGTATCCACAGAGCAACCGTATGCAAGTCATCCTAATCGTGATTTATATTTAGGTAATCATCCACCAGAAAGATTCGGCTGCGTGCTTTGTCACGAGGGACAGGCTAATGCTACATCAGGGGTAAAAAAGGCACATGGAGAGGTTGAATACTGGCTTACACCGATATGCCGGGGCAAGTCCGCTCAGGGATCATGCATCCGGTGTCATAACGAAGGCAAAGAAGTAAAAGGCGCAGAAATTCTCTGGCAAGGGAGAAGGCTATTCGAAGAGCTTGGATGCCATGGATGTCACGAAACAATGGGTTTCGGTAAAGATAAACACAGAATGATAGGTCCTGGTCTGAGAAATATAAAGAATAAAGTAAAACCTGACTGGATTACGAAATGGATAAAGGATCCAAAATCCTTCCGCCCTACCACGTTGATGCCCAATTTCAAACTCTCAGAAGAGGAATCTCAATCCATAGCAGCTTATCTGTGGCAACATGCAGACGAGAGAAATATACATGATGAGGTACCCAAATTTGATGAGGGACAATTATCTCGTGGAGATTTTATCTTTGAGCATATTGGATGCATGGCATGCCATTCTTATGAGAAAGATACAGAGCATGGATTTGCACCTAATCTGGCAAAAATAGGAGAGAAGATAAACTATGGGTATTTGGTAGAGTGGATTATGAACCCGAAAGGAAAAGAGCCGCTCACCCGTATGCCAAACTTCAGGCTTAATCAGGAAAAAGCAAGTTTGGTTGCTGGATACCTGATAAGTAAGACAGCTATGGGTTTTACAAGAGAAGGATTAACAGATGTGGCGTGGTTAGAGGATAAGGAACGGGCACGTGCAGGAGAGGCCTTGATTAAGAAATATGGTTGTTTTAGCTGTCATGAAATACAGGGTATGGAAGGGCAAGGTAAGATTGGAGTCGAATTATCGGCTATCGGGTCTAAACATGTCGAATTACTCGATTTTGGACTTTTGGAAAAAAAGATATTGGGCGAAGTTGGGCTTAAGCATATCTCAGAGAATATAGGTGAGGCAAGGCGGGCATGGCTACGGGCAAAATTGCAAGATCCGAGACAATTTGATAAAGGAAAGTACAAAAAACCTGAGGATCAATTGAAGATGCCTGATTTCGAATTAACGGGTGAAGAAGTAGAATCATTGCTCGTGCTGCTCACCGGACTGAGAGAGGAAAAACTTCCCGATGTGTATATCGATAGGCTCACAGAGAGCGAACGGGGCATAACAGAGGGGAAGAGACTCATTGGAAAGTACCATTGTACCGGATGCCATCAGCTTGATGTAGACAGATTGTATGTTGACGGAGGAATAGAACTTACGGGAATGGTAAAGCTGGATGAGGAAGATGGGGTATATTTTCAACTTATGGAAGATAGCGGTGAACTTAAGCAAAAGGCGGGCGAGACTGTCTTCATTGATAAAGAACAAATTGTACGTAAGGAATGGGCTAAGAAGGTTGATTTTGCATCGTCGATTATAGAATACCATGTCGATAATGAGGGTCTTGTGCCTGAAGAGGCAAGGGTATTCGCTCCGCCCTTGTTATATGGTGAAGGTAAGAAGGTTCAGCCTGCGTGGGCATTTGAATTCTTAAAAGATCCCATAGATCTGAGGCCATGGCTGGATGTAAAGATGCCGTCGTTTAGTTTACCAAATGAGGAGGCTGCCAGCCTTGTCAGATTTTTTGCTATGAGGGAAAACGAAGAGTATCCTTATGAGTATGTAGCCGAAACAAAGAAAGAGTATAGAGAGGAAAAAGAGGCAAGATCACCGGGTTATCTCTTAGCAGCAAAGAAGCTATTTGAATCCAAAGATGTCAACTGTACATTATGTCATGTAAAAGGAGAAAAAATGCCGGAAGGTGACCCAACGGGCTGGGCGCCTGATCTTATGCTTGCCAGGACAAGATTAAAACCGGACTGGATAAAGAGGTGGTTGCTTGATCCGCAATCAATCCAGCCAGGCACAAAAATGCCAAAGTTTTTCAGAGAGGGAGAGTTCCAGGATTATATTCCGGGAACACCACAGGAACAAGCAGAAGCAATGAAGGATTATTTAATGAATCTACAGGAATAG
- a CDS encoding alanine--glyoxylate aminotransferase family protein: protein MKKNYLFTPGPTMVPPEVALAEAQSMIHHRTPQFSQIFYEVSEDLKYLFQTKTGDVFTLMSSGTGAMEACVANVLSRGNKALVVVSGKFGERWAELCKCFGIETITIDVENGKAVNPQDIETALNKTQGINVVFTTQCETSTGVVHDIKSISPIVKKHGALLVVDAITGIGVHQLLMDEWNIDVAITGSQKGCMMPPGLAFVCVNNSAWSVIEKADLPRYYWDFRKMRKELKDKTTPFTPAVSLVMAMKAALNMIKKEGIENVWKRHARLAHATREGAKALGLELFAGEYASNVLTAIKAPTGIDVDKIIKKLRDETGVTFTGGQDELKGKMIRIGHMGYVNDFDIIVAIAALEKGLYEAGYPVEPGKGLSKVQSLLVSKK from the coding sequence ATGAAGAAGAATTATCTGTTTACGCCAGGCCCAACCATGGTGCCACCTGAAGTAGCGCTGGCCGAAGCACAATCAATGATCCATCATAGGACGCCACAATTCTCTCAAATATTTTACGAGGTGAGCGAGGACTTAAAATACCTGTTTCAGACGAAGACAGGAGATGTCTTTACCCTTATGTCTTCCGGAACGGGTGCTATGGAGGCGTGTGTTGCGAATGTTTTATCCAGAGGAAATAAGGCGCTGGTAGTTGTCAGCGGAAAATTTGGTGAACGCTGGGCAGAGCTATGTAAATGCTTTGGCATTGAGACCATTACGATTGATGTTGAAAACGGGAAGGCTGTAAATCCACAAGATATTGAGACTGCTCTCAATAAGACTCAGGGAATTAACGTAGTATTTACAACTCAATGTGAAACATCTACGGGTGTTGTCCACGATATAAAGTCTATTTCCCCTATCGTAAAGAAACACGGGGCCTTGCTCGTTGTCGATGCCATTACCGGAATCGGTGTCCATCAATTGTTGATGGACGAATGGAATATCGATGTCGCTATTACCGGATCACAGAAAGGATGTATGATGCCGCCCGGCCTGGCCTTTGTTTGTGTTAACAATAGCGCCTGGAGTGTGATAGAAAAGGCCGATTTACCCAGATATTACTGGGATTTCAGGAAGATGAGAAAAGAGTTAAAAGACAAAACAACCCCTTTTACCCCTGCCGTTTCGCTGGTTATGGCTATGAAGGCAGCCCTGAATATGATCAAAAAGGAAGGGATTGAGAATGTATGGAAGAGGCATGCCCGCCTTGCTCATGCCACAAGAGAAGGCGCAAAGGCGCTTGGGTTGGAACTCTTTGCTGGGGAATATGCAAGCAATGTATTAACTGCTATTAAGGCGCCAACAGGAATAGATGTTGATAAGATTATCAAAAAATTACGCGATGAAACGGGGGTAACCTTTACCGGCGGACAAGATGAATTAAAAGGGAAGATGATCCGTATCGGTCATATGGGTTATGTAAATGATTTCGATATTATTGTTGCCATTGCCGCCCTTGAAAAAGGACTTTATGAGGCAGGATATCCTGTGGAACCAGGTAAAGGATTATCGAAAGTGCAATCATTGCTGGTAAGCAAAAAATAA
- a CDS encoding DEAD/DEAH box helicase family protein, translating to MKTTKWLAGNFIEPEALSSIQDAIKKAGGNEIFLIGKLNEELLVIDVDVYAMGNKNAVPAITKDAKYGDVIIHNHPDGILDPSDADIEIASCMGALGVGFYITDNQVKYLYPVVKVKKKPLYEELNFKELLGQFLPGGNFAQQLPRYEYREQQIEMLKSVINAFNCHKIALIEAGTGTGKSLAYLVPAVFWSIKNQERVVISTNTINLQEQLIEKDIPIVQKCCGLNFKSVLVKGRNNYLCLRKVYNLRSEGGTLIEDSDRQQLNTLLEWAVKTRDGSKADLNFIPREDAWELIQSEADQCTRLKCQFYDACFFYIARRNAASADVLVINHYLLMADLIVRQESKGYEGVAILPPFKKIIIDEAHHLETVVTSNLSSVISRLRITKLLGRLINLKDARKGLLQHIKGKLKEVSSDHDKSIAMDIADKINAEIIEARQHLYNAVLEVFEDISHAVGNYIVNAGLQKDKNEEMKLRITTHFASTDLWHAGIEVKLKSLCIEIHKFTLLLKTVLDKIGELSKKSQDILSSVFIDIVSCKMRLKMVAHDISFFITTDEKFCKWIEIKRYKKNPIIRFCTAPLSVSDGLKACLYDNYSTILLTSATLAVNNNFTFFKENIGLNQITEDRLSELMLRSPFDYKKQVIVGIPTDISEPNGSGYALALEHNIFKTIEISEGRALILFTSYNLLDNLYQKLEPRITHMGYTCLKQGMDNRHSLLDTFKKDKTSVLFATDSFWEGIDVKGDALECVILTRLPFKVPTEPIIEARAEAIENSGGDAFYNYSLPMAVIKFKQGFGRLIRSRDDKGVVVIFDSRVVTKRYGHIFLESLPDIRCIKDKGEVVFREMKEFLARSLR from the coding sequence ATGAAAACGACAAAATGGTTAGCCGGAAATTTTATAGAGCCTGAAGCTCTGTCTTCTATTCAAGACGCCATTAAAAAGGCAGGCGGAAATGAGATATTCCTGATTGGCAAACTTAACGAAGAACTTTTGGTAATTGATGTTGATGTTTATGCTATGGGAAATAAGAATGCTGTCCCGGCTATTACCAAAGATGCAAAATATGGGGATGTAATTATTCACAATCACCCGGATGGTATCTTAGATCCGTCCGATGCAGACATCGAAATTGCTTCATGTATGGGGGCATTAGGAGTGGGATTCTATATCACAGATAACCAGGTAAAGTATCTGTATCCTGTGGTGAAGGTAAAGAAAAAACCTCTGTATGAAGAGCTCAATTTTAAAGAGCTTTTGGGGCAATTTCTGCCCGGGGGAAATTTTGCTCAACAGCTACCGCGCTATGAGTACCGCGAACAACAAATCGAGATGTTAAAATCGGTAATCAATGCCTTTAATTGCCATAAGATTGCCCTCATTGAAGCAGGCACAGGAACTGGTAAATCTCTCGCATACCTTGTTCCGGCAGTGTTTTGGAGCATAAAAAATCAGGAGCGGGTAGTAATTTCTACCAATACAATAAACCTGCAGGAACAGTTGATTGAAAAAGATATACCGATAGTGCAGAAGTGTTGTGGATTGAATTTTAAGAGCGTCCTGGTAAAAGGAAGGAATAATTACCTTTGCCTTAGAAAGGTTTATAATTTACGCTCCGAGGGTGGCACGCTGATTGAAGACAGTGACAGACAGCAATTGAATACCCTATTAGAGTGGGCTGTAAAGACACGGGATGGGAGCAAGGCAGACCTGAATTTCATACCCCGTGAGGATGCCTGGGAATTGATACAATCAGAGGCAGACCAATGTACACGGTTGAAGTGCCAGTTTTATGATGCATGCTTCTTTTATATTGCACGGAGAAACGCAGCCAGTGCTGATGTTCTTGTCATAAACCATTATCTTTTAATGGCTGACCTGATTGTGCGTCAGGAATCGAAGGGCTACGAAGGTGTAGCTATCTTGCCACCCTTCAAAAAAATCATCATAGATGAGGCGCATCATTTAGAAACCGTGGTAACAAGTAACCTGAGTAGTGTAATCTCACGGTTAAGAATAACAAAACTACTGGGAAGATTAATTAATCTAAAAGATGCAAGGAAAGGTCTTTTACAGCACATCAAAGGCAAACTAAAAGAAGTAAGCTCAGATCATGACAAATCCATAGCAATGGATATTGCTGACAAAATCAACGCAGAAATCATTGAAGCAAGACAGCATCTCTATAACGCGGTCCTGGAAGTCTTTGAGGATATCTCCCATGCCGTAGGTAATTATATTGTAAACGCTGGTTTACAAAAAGATAAAAATGAAGAAATGAAACTCCGTATAACTACACACTTCGCTTCCACAGACCTGTGGCATGCTGGTATAGAAGTAAAGCTTAAGTCATTATGTATAGAGATCCATAAATTTACCCTATTGTTAAAGACAGTATTAGATAAGATAGGAGAATTATCCAAAAAGTCACAGGATATTTTATCATCAGTATTCATAGATATTGTATCGTGTAAGATGCGTTTAAAAATGGTGGCACATGATATATCTTTTTTTATCACCACGGACGAAAAGTTTTGCAAGTGGATAGAAATCAAAAGATACAAAAAAAATCCCATTATCCGGTTTTGTACAGCGCCTCTTTCCGTTTCTGATGGTTTGAAGGCCTGCCTCTATGATAATTACTCTACAATACTATTGACATCAGCTACATTAGCAGTCAACAATAATTTTACGTTTTTTAAAGAGAATATTGGTCTGAATCAAATCACAGAAGATCGATTGTCTGAATTGATGCTCCGCTCTCCATTTGATTATAAAAAGCAGGTTATTGTTGGCATTCCCACAGATATTTCAGAGCCTAATGGCTCTGGTTATGCATTGGCGCTCGAGCACAATATTTTTAAGACTATAGAAATTTCCGAAGGAAGGGCATTAATCCTGTTTACCTCTTATAACCTTCTTGATAATCTTTATCAAAAACTAGAACCGCGGATTACACATATGGGGTATACCTGTTTAAAACAAGGAATGGATAACCGCCACAGTCTCCTTGATACTTTCAAAAAAGATAAGACGTCCGTTCTTTTTGCTACCGATAGTTTTTGGGAAGGGATTGATGTTAAAGGAGATGCTCTGGAATGTGTTATCCTCACCAGATTACCTTTTAAAGTACCAACAGAACCTATTATTGAAGCACGGGCAGAAGCTATTGAGAATTCCGGCGGTGATGCTTTCTATAATTATTCTTTACCTATGGCTGTAATTAAATTTAAACAGGGTTTTGGAAGGCTTATACGGAGCCGCGATGATAAAGGGGTAGTGGTTATTTTTGATAGTCGAGTGGTTACCAAGAGGTATGGACATATATTTCTCGAATCCCTTCCCGATATAAGATGTATTAAGGATAAAGGAGAGGTTGTTTTTCGAGAAATGAAAGAATTCCTGGCGCGATCTCTTCGTTAA
- a CDS encoding complex I NDUFA9 subunit family protein, translated as MKILLTGSTGFVGKQLLHDLIDNNYQVRCLVRQGSENKITNYKDKNIDIVYGDITDAHSLDATLKGCDAVINLVGIIREFPGKGITFEKLHYEGTANLVTAARTQGIRRFIHMSALGARLQGKTQYQQTKFRAEEFVRDSGLDYTIFRPSIIFGPGDKFVNLFANMLKTQQFVPVVGNGKYKMQPVALENVSSGFVKSIGQKNAIGKTFEIGGPEKMEFDKLIDIIGEVLCLPPYKIHIPAFIMRCMVEMFDWIPSFPITTEQITMLLESNVCDERPFFEHFGIKPIGFKEGISQYLQI; from the coding sequence ATGAAGATACTTTTGACCGGCAGTACAGGTTTCGTTGGAAAGCAGTTATTACACGATTTGATCGATAATAATTATCAGGTTAGATGCCTTGTTAGACAGGGATCTGAGAACAAAATCACGAATTACAAAGATAAAAATATTGATATCGTATACGGTGATATTACCGATGCCCATAGTTTAGACGCTACACTAAAGGGGTGTGATGCGGTAATTAATCTTGTCGGTATTATTCGAGAGTTTCCCGGGAAAGGGATTACCTTTGAGAAACTCCATTATGAGGGTACAGCAAACCTTGTTACAGCAGCCAGAACACAAGGAATCAGACGGTTTATACACATGAGTGCATTGGGGGCACGGCTACAGGGAAAAACTCAATATCAACAAACCAAGTTTCGTGCGGAAGAATTCGTGAGGGATAGTGGACTTGATTATACAATCTTTCGCCCTTCCATCATATTTGGACCTGGTGACAAATTTGTTAATCTGTTTGCCAATATGCTCAAAACTCAACAATTTGTGCCTGTTGTGGGTAATGGAAAGTATAAGATGCAGCCCGTGGCGCTTGAAAATGTCTCATCAGGTTTTGTAAAATCGATAGGACAAAAAAATGCTATCGGTAAAACCTTCGAGATTGGAGGACCGGAGAAGATGGAATTCGATAAGCTTATTGATATCATAGGTGAAGTTCTCTGTTTACCACCATATAAGATTCATATTCCCGCGTTTATAATGCGTTGTATGGTAGAAATGTTCGATTGGATACCATCCTTCCCTATTACAACAGAGCAAATCACCATGCTTCTTGAGAGTAACGTTTGTGATGAGAGGCCGTTTTTTGAACATTTTGGTATTAAACCTATTGGCTTTAAGGAAGGAATATCTCAATACCTTCAAATATAA
- a CDS encoding ATP-binding protein, whose amino-acid sequence MLVNQIVFIFISLLHAGLGIFVLLKNPANIINRRFCVFAYAFSIWIFFVYITLQTKDPTSAAFRLRLVFCAATFIPSTFFFFSSIFPDRIERSVNRYTSIFFFAISIILVFLSPYIIKSVSFVEQAPCVDYGSLFPIFWLYFLLCMMYSLYILYKKSNRYYGIKRLQVQYLYYGVAVAVSLGSISNFLLPMLGIWQVERFVPFQSLPIPIAVAYAIAKYHLMDISVVIKRSTIYLTLSIIMSAIYFITGMFLSSILPASEHRNTITNVVSIIVTFIAFVSARESIQHIIEKIFFHTRYSHSKILSDSTIMFSSIHDLNGLLHYAIQYLYDSVGIEKICILLKEEEVKNYRLKAAINFTPEDNLFLLSQDIIVTWLCQNRTVLSRDQLYRFTHSELDHVLEEKLASLNVESCVPVFQKNDLFGIIFLGKKINKKIFIQEDIQMFLAFSGQLAMAANNARLYAGLKEAKVYRDNILQSLKTGVIVMDNNSNLTLINNEVKRILGLENVSTTEIILKYLGRDAREAIRYTLNNEKECHNLEILVERENKKIPCGMTTTSLRTEDGEKLGALIILTDLTELKLLQGEKQHSERLAYLGTLAANIAHEIKNPLVAINTYFQLLPHKKNDEEFHNDFQKIAIKEIERINRIIEDLLDLAKPSKPVLQNIDPHGAIIDTVNFLRNIAAEKGIKIITSFEEKRCQLIVDEDKIKQVLINLLQNSLDALPENGHIRVSTSLTEGLSEFKKMAKIHLNSTFFSFASLSVHDRNDKLYFVIKVSDNGIGISAEKISQIFEPFFTDKDRGTGLGLAMVYRIIKDHEGAIYVESKEGIGTDFYISLPLNRMNTNNTDNFVSETTEIHSA is encoded by the coding sequence ATGCTTGTAAATCAAATTGTGTTTATATTTATATCTTTGCTGCATGCTGGACTTGGAATCTTTGTACTCTTAAAAAATCCAGCCAACATCATTAATAGGAGATTTTGTGTATTTGCATATGCTTTTTCTATATGGATATTCTTTGTTTATATTACCCTTCAGACCAAGGATCCAACATCAGCTGCCTTCAGACTAAGGCTCGTCTTTTGTGCGGCTACTTTTATTCCTTCCACCTTTTTCTTTTTTTCTTCCATTTTCCCTGATCGTATAGAAAGATCTGTTAATAGATATACTAGTATTTTCTTCTTTGCTATAAGTATTATCCTGGTATTTCTTTCCCCTTACATTATTAAGTCTGTATCGTTTGTAGAACAAGCTCCCTGTGTTGACTACGGTTCGTTGTTTCCTATATTTTGGCTTTATTTTTTATTATGTATGATGTATTCCTTGTATATTCTTTATAAGAAAAGCAATCGTTATTATGGAATAAAGAGATTACAAGTTCAGTATTTATATTATGGAGTAGCGGTCGCTGTATCTTTAGGAAGTATTTCAAATTTTCTCTTGCCAATGTTAGGTATATGGCAAGTTGAAAGATTTGTACCATTTCAATCTCTTCCCATTCCGATAGCGGTAGCCTATGCTATTGCAAAATACCACCTCATGGATATCAGTGTAGTAATCAAGCGGAGTACAATTTATCTTACTCTATCCATTATCATGAGTGCAATCTATTTCATTACTGGAATGTTTCTGAGTAGCATCCTTCCGGCATCAGAGCACAGGAATACCATTACTAACGTAGTGTCTATAATAGTAACGTTTATAGCCTTTGTGTCTGCTCGAGAATCAATCCAACATATTATTGAGAAGATTTTTTTCCACACCAGGTATAGCCATTCAAAGATACTGAGTGATTCTACAATAATGTTCTCTTCTATCCATGATTTGAATGGCCTTCTTCATTATGCCATCCAGTACTTGTATGATTCTGTAGGTATTGAAAAGATATGCATATTGCTAAAAGAAGAAGAGGTCAAGAACTATAGATTAAAGGCAGCTATAAATTTTACGCCTGAAGATAATTTATTTCTCCTGAGCCAGGATATCATCGTTACGTGGCTTTGCCAGAATAGAACAGTTCTTTCACGGGATCAATTGTACCGTTTTACCCACAGCGAGCTTGACCACGTACTAGAGGAGAAATTAGCGTCCCTGAATGTCGAAAGTTGTGTTCCGGTTTTTCAAAAGAATGACCTCTTCGGTATAATTTTTTTGGGGAAGAAGATAAACAAAAAAATTTTTATCCAGGAAGATATTCAGATGTTTCTTGCCTTTTCTGGCCAATTAGCCATGGCGGCTAATAATGCCCGTCTTTATGCAGGATTGAAAGAGGCTAAAGTTTATAGAGATAATATCCTTCAGAGTCTGAAAACCGGTGTTATCGTTATGGATAATAATAGTAATCTTACTCTTATCAATAACGAAGTGAAAAGAATTCTCGGGTTGGAGAATGTCAGTACAACCGAAATAATACTTAAGTACCTTGGCAGAGATGCTCGCGAAGCGATTCGGTATACTTTGAACAATGAGAAAGAATGCCATAATCTCGAAATTCTTGTCGAACGTGAAAATAAAAAAATACCCTGCGGTATGACCACAACAAGCCTCAGAACTGAAGATGGGGAGAAGCTTGGGGCCTTAATAATTTTGACAGACCTGACAGAATTGAAACTACTTCAGGGCGAAAAGCAGCATTCCGAACGGTTAGCTTATCTCGGTACTCTTGCAGCCAATATTGCACATGAGATAAAAAATCCACTGGTAGCAATAAACACCTATTTTCAGCTACTTCCTCACAAGAAAAATGACGAAGAATTTCATAATGATTTCCAAAAAATTGCTATAAAGGAAATAGAGAGGATTAATAGAATTATTGAAGATTTATTAGATTTGGCAAAACCTTCTAAACCCGTCCTGCAGAATATAGATCCTCATGGCGCCATAATAGATACCGTAAATTTTCTCAGGAATATTGCTGCAGAGAAAGGTATTAAAATAATTACCTCCTTTGAAGAAAAAAGATGCCAGCTTATTGTAGATGAAGATAAGATAAAACAGGTGCTGATAAATCTTCTGCAGAATAGTCTTGATGCACTGCCAGAAAACGGGCATATCAGGGTAAGTACAAGCTTGACAGAAGGTCTTTCTGAGTTTAAGAAAATGGCAAAAATACATCTGAATAGCACTTTTTTTTCCTTCGCTTCACTTTCAGTGCATGATCGAAATGACAAGCTATATTTTGTTATTAAGGTCTCAGATAACGGCATCGGAATTTCTGCCGAGAAAATCTCACAGATCTTTGAGCCATTCTTTACTGATAAAGACAGAGGTACAGGGCTTGGACTCGCTATGGTATACAGAATTATAAAAGATCATGAAGGAGCTATCTACGTAGAAAGCAAAGAGGGCATTGGAACTGATTTTTATATTAGCCTGCCTTTAAATCGCATGAACACGAATAACACGGACAATTTCGTATCAGAAACAACAGAGATACACTCAGCATAA